The window aaattgtaatataaatattattaatttgcaATCCAAGGTATTTTTCATATGGGCTAActggcaaaataaataaataaaaatcttcaATGAGAGTCCTGTGCTTTTAACTGCCATTTTTACCACAGTCAGTAACTATTACGAATCGCAAGATGGCGCCAATTTGCTAGTTgaacttatatatataaaagatagAACAATCTTTTATATCCGAGTCAATATGCACACAAGTCCATGACAAGACCAAGACTGTTACAATATGGTCTCGAGACCGAGCCCAAGACCGAGTCCGAGTCTCGAGTACTACAAGTAGCTATAAGTAGCTCGGCGGCGGGATGTTGACAACATCAATAACATTTTGACTGTTCAGTGTTGCGGTGTGACTGTCGTGACCAGTGTACACCTGCTTCAGATCAATTTTCTCAGTTTTATTAGTCTTATTTTTAGGGAGTTACCCTCTCAGAGTTGATGGAGGCAAAAAGAACCTTCAGCCCATCAAAACTGGACATACAAACAGGTGAGGTGTGCAGATCCACAGAGGGAATGAGTGTCCAGAAAATACTTCCTGAAGACACAACAGAAACCAGCCCGTCCCTGAGGCAGGAACAGCAGTCTAATGAGGACCATTGTGAACACCTTGATAAGGTGAGCATAAGCAGAACCACATAAAATTTCCTCCCGAAAAAACAAGGGCAGATAAATAATGAAATTTATCAAATCAATACTAAAAAgactaaaatcatatttaatgacCACAACAGTGTTTGGACACACAAGTCAATGTATGAATGTCAGTGCAAAAtgcttttttcaaaatgcagtttttcttgtaaaaaacaaaacaaaacagaaaacaaacaaaaaaaaaacatgggagGCCAAGGCACTTGAGAATTAAGAAATAATATAATACTTTTCAATTTTTGTTTCAATCAGCTTGTCTTTGATTGTTCAAAACAGGTAGGAGAAATCACTGAATTATTCATTGCCTGCCCTGTGCAGAAAATCTGTATTTGCAGATTATATATTATGAAACAAAAAACACCACTTACAGTAAGTTTACTTAGAGTTCATAActatgtttcttaacacacttaagtactcttttaaaaagtacattttgtaataataatgtcAGATTAAAagatttactttaaaataattgttttaataatatttttttatgctttaaaGATCTACACTTATTTTGGATGTGTTGATCAACATACTAAAACATGGGCTACTTGATTATAACATGCATTatgggcagttgtggcctaatgtttagagagtcagactataattttaattttaaatgtagtgTGTTgttcaatattacatttaaagattgttatattttaaatgaactaaattgCATCTTCATcatttacaattacaaatatatttaaatacatgacttacaaaagaaatattaaagtatattttagtttaccataaataaGTTGTCACCTGTTAGTGCATTcagcagtacactttaaccatatttcaaagacaatagaagttattatgaaataatgatgcacttaagtcctacttaagttcaactaattgcacttaatataaatgtacatatattctgttaaagtatattatttatgtaatatatataagtatgttaaagtgtacttatttttCACAAGGGTGATCAATTCAGGAACCAGACTTGTATTGATACTGCTATGGCTGTGTTTGGATTCATTGATTTATTGTGGTAGTattttattgattaatttattgattgattaattCTCCAAGCAAGGAAACTGGAAAAGAAGACCAGGAACCAAACCTGACAGGCCTTCCTTCTGCATCGCATCAGTTAAGGGAGCATGTGGTTTCACTCCCAGTCTGAAGAGTCACAGCACCTCGATAGGTACTATTACACCTTATCTGGGAAAGTGTGTAATACTTTAtatgcatcatcatcatcatactAATATATGGTGTTTACTCTGAGTATAGAGTCTGAATGGACAGATGAAAATGACAACATCCTTTATGGTTCCTATGATGCATCTCTGACACAGCAGCTGACTGAAGAAGACTGTGATCTCAGTGCTGACCTGACCAGCCTACTCACTGAGGTACCATTATCATGTGTGTGCCTCTCTAGTACTACTCATTGATGTtgtttaaacatgtatttatatatctatatatctgttTATACATTGCTCATGTGAGAAACACAAGGATGTTGAGGTCAAAGACTTGATTACTAATTTGTAAAATTGTACATTTTGCTCTATACAGTTTTCATTCAAAGTAAATTTTTTTAGGGATGCATGATTTTTTCATGGCTGATTCTTattatcgattttttttttctctttgattAGGcaaatttattgttttttatttgttctatTGCAGCCCAAACTGGccttaaacaacaacaacaacaaatagcAGCAGCCATTtgaaattagaggcaacaaCTGCATATTAATCACGATTCATACAAAGATGTTACATGAgcatttgtttttgaattaaaattatttaaattagattGCATAATTTCAAGatataaagcaaaaacagaatggtctgactttagctttgtgaaattatgctacataaaacATAACTGTACAAAACAAACAGAAGACAGACtgaattaaaatgcaaaatcaCTCTTGTAAAACTATAAAATCACCTGCTGATGGACAAAGTTtaactacacagcaaaatccccagagttaaatcaactctgctcagagcacatttggtccctctctaaatagtgttaaagtaacactgaagcagaattaaagttaatgagataattaagtgattaatttaagtgatgattgagcattagtgatgaacacttGCTGTTAACatgcagaatcactgaagactGATTTACATTTGTTGGCAAACTTGGCATATGCGCCGATtaatgtttctgccggtgggtgcccacACTATAATGTTGCGCTCATGGCAACATTAAATCCTggagagaagacaattctagaTTCACGGCTGCACATGCAGGAGGACaaaagtttgagcgcgcagatgtaatatctgagcgagagcgcGCGTGCGTCCAGTTTTGTGCAAGGGAATCCGCCTGTGAGTGGAGAGATTGCTCGCGCATTTGATGCGCTCTCGACATTTTTCAATATAATAACGCCATAGAACCcacattaaatgaaatattaacgTGAGAAGAAAGCAGTGTCcaaatttcacaattttgtATTGTAAGCTCCTAATTTCGGGACTGTCCCGCAAAATGCGGGACGGGTGGTCACCCTACTTTAGacttatgtttacattttaattatttgagtTTTCCATGGTTGTTGACAATTCTGTCTTAATAACTGAGGGGATTATGATCAGAGGAAGgttaagtttaaaataaaaatgtttaaatgtaacatatttttctcctggtccttattttaaatgggtcataaaaaatatcaataattatctATATCGACCGATATGAAACACTGATATCGTGATACAGTTTTCAGCCAtgtcgcccagccctagttgttCATTTTCAGCACTGAATCATTACGGTGGCATTttttaaaggatttttttttttttaaaacaattctGTAATAGCCAAATCTGTCAATAAAACCAAAGAAAAAGAGATTGAGAGACTTCTTTGTGATGTTCATTTAAAATGGCTTTTCAAGCTGGTCTGCTCCTTCAATCTTTTAATTCAGCAATGTGTAAGTGTTTGCTGTGAAACACTATTGCAGATGCTTAAAagcaaattatttaaaaaaaaaaaaaaaagggtcaagagcccgactaaagcaaacactgaccaCCATGATGGTGGCATCATTTTTTGgagaataaaacatcaacatctaaacctctgttaaattctcaataagaacttctgtagacgTCTTATAGAAACAAAGTCAatctggtttgtaataagtaaagctggtaatgctgtttgtggagttgtttaatcagatcttgagcaatttaatgtcttttcagttaatttcatctaaggctttaccactatatagagagggaccatatgtactctaagCAGAGTCGATTTAACTTTTGTTTACTGTGCAGTTCGGGTATTACATGGTTATTGTGCTTTCGCACCACAAGATGGTGCCGCTGCATAGTTCTGTGTAGTCTAAATAGTATGAAATGTTTAGCCTAGTAGAAATATTCTATGAAGTAATCTATTATACTTAAATTTGCACAATATTCTCCTTTACATATTTTTAGcaggatgatttttttttcctgatctATCAAGCAGAGTTGAGCTTAAAggatctatctttctgtctgctCTTAATGTACCCCTGAAGAGTGTGTGATGTATCCTGACATTCCATACCATGTAGGGCAAAACTACTCGTCTCCAGCCTCGGTTCCCACTATATTCCTACTTCTCTAAGCCTTTAGCACTGTAAGAGGAGTATAAGACGTATAAGGCAACAAAATAGGTGGGGGAGAGAGAGACCTAAAGACAAAACCTATATGTGGCAGCGAACTTATCCTTAGAAAGGTACAGTGAATCCCTCTTTTATTCCGTCAGCTGCCTCTCCTCTTATTCAAAGCGCTGAATCACTCTGGGGAAGCCGGTGTGTAATCGGAGAAAGTTTCTGTGCAGCTGCGGCCTATATATGTACGCTGATAATTAACACTGATACTCGTCAGATTGGAGCTGCCCACTGCCTGCTTCAGCATGCCACATCAATGTAAACTGAGTTTCAGTCATAGTATTGTTGACTGTTAAGGGATGGTTACTCTTGAGCTGGTGCGAAAATGTATGTGTGGATGTTTAGTGCATCtatttatatgtgttttatagGCAGCAGTGTTCATTGCCAGCTTGATAGAACATGTTTCATTGTAACACTATCAAAGTGTGTGCCATTATCAAGCTATTTTAATTAGTTTAAGTTATTCCAATCTTAAAACATGCCTTCAGCAAAccacattatattatattatattagctTGAAGCTGaacttaaattttaaatgtcACACAAAGTCATAATatgactgtaaaaatgatttatgaCAGTTCAACTTTTCTCAGTTGACAATTTGTTTTTGCTCCATAATAAGTCATTGACACTTGTATGATTGTTATTTAGTATTATAAAAAGGCACAAGCTGAAAGGCAAGGCTAGACTAAGGTTTGAGCTGGATTATTATATGTATGCTGAGATCTTGGGAATGACCCAGAAAGATGCTGTGCTTAGCCAAAACTCTGCCTCTTCTCATAAAAGAGCTAAATGATCTGACAGACCAGCTACAGTGtgaacactgtgtgtgtgtgtggacttCAGTatctgagtgtgtatgtgagtgtgtgttttatgtatgtatgtagaCACAGATGAGTTTGTTTGTATTCATAATATTCAGTTGTGATTGTGACTATATTTTGTTAGTGTGTTATAATGGATCTGTTGCTGTATGATTCTAGGAATAGATGGCACAAAGTCTGTGTAagtgctgctgtgtgtgtgtttatggtgTAATGGCCTCTTTGTGACCCCAGCAGAGAGCAATGGAAGTTTACTTTCTGCTAGAAACATTTCCACACTTGCATGTGTATCCTTTCATATTTTCCACGCAGCTCTGATGTCTCCTGCTGTGCTTTAACATTCACTTCTCCTCAGTTTTATATTGTAAGTGctgtgtttctttttttaacctCCATGGAGCCATGACATGTTGTTTAGCTAGCAATACAAACTACACCACCCTTTCTACATGGTGCTGAAATACTGAACAAATCAGCTTTCCTAAAACCATGTGTTTTTACAGACATAGTTTTCTTATTGTGAGAATGTGAGGGCTATAGTTATAGCTGTTGTAGCTATGCACATTATATCGGTTTTAAACCTGTTGCTctgaaataatttaatttagcaTAGAAATACTCATATTAATGTGTAGTGTGCACTGTAGTAGCATGGCCAGCTACACAATGTGTACACAAgttatctcagggaaccagggttaagTGAGTAACCATAAACATTCCTTTTTGATACGGTTCACGCGCATTGCGTGAGATTTATCTGACGCTATGGGGAACTTAATCCCAAAACATCAGAACGGAAGTCGCTCTGCAAGCCGACAGCTCGGGGGCGGTCGTTTGAGGGCCCCGTGATCAGCTGCGCAAGGAGAGTCTCAGACTGAGGTCGGGGCCTGACTACACAGTACACAAGCATTTAGACTGACAACACCCGTGCTTGAAGTGCAGGGATCTGATGAAAGTGGACTGCAAGATATCTGCGACAGAGATTTGCTGGACCATGCCCAAGAGGAGGCCATACCTCTATATGTGTGAAGATAGGGGCCAGTTGGACAGCACAGGTTTTTAGACAGACTGGTGAAACACCGTCTGGGCCTGGTGCTTTACTTCTGTTTCCGGAAGATGCGACGCACATCCTCTTTGCAGACCGAAGTGCCAGAGGGGGTGAGAGTGGGGTAGCTGGAGGCAGGGCTCTACGCTAACATTTTCCTTAAGGAGCACTTTCTGATCAATAACAGACATTAACTTTACAATTACAGTGATATCTGCCTCTTTAAATTCATTTCCAGGggcatttttaccattataagaGCAATTATTtctaatcttattaaatgtatgcattatattttgtcaatttaaatagaaaatttgtttttaaatgttaatgtaaTCAGTTAGAACAATAAGACCCAATCAGACtattaccaatcaaatgaaatcataaaaaaaaaaaaaaaatcatctttgcACTGCAGAAGTGGCACAGAAGCTCCATCTGAAGTGGTATTTAGACACTTTTACATCATGGGtaaataatgttatattaatcttttttttaaatttagaaatatgaaaaattaaactttaaagtttgatattttaaatagaaacagTCTATGTAAagtgtaaatatgaaaataaatcagTGGCAAGTCTTAATGtacgagtcattcattcagtcgtTCAAAACACAGATTCATTGTTGCTTGGAGATGCGCAATGTCATCGCCCATCATGATGTTTCACTGTAGACATCATCTGATGGAAATTTGGTAGACATCACCCAACCCTaactgatatatgatgttacagcctcaaaaacactccatTCTGTGCACTCGAAGCAGGCTTGTAAATCCTGTCCAACAGTCCAACAGTCCTTATTACAGGTTTagctgatttcagtttctgcctgTAGGTCGGTATGAGATAAACCAAACAGTGATCAGAGAGCCCAAAAGCTGCCTGTGGGACAGAGTGATATGCATCCTTTATAGTGGTGTAACAGTGGTCCAGTATATTACTGTCTCTGGTGGGACATGTAATGTGCGGTCTGTATTTAGTAGGGATGAGTCACGATTTTCGTATATGCAATTAGTTGACATAATTATAGAATATCGATTAGGCTGTATGATtgtcatctaaaaaaaaaatccatgttttCGGTGCTGATGTGgttgtgatgtgttcatgtaaCCAGCGGGTGGCGTGCACTGCCAAAAACACGtaaaagctgtcaatcaactctCAGACAACAGAAGATCAACACATTGTCTCACATGCACTACTTTCGGTAACTTGGGACAATGTCAAATAAGAGTTTTGTGTGGAGTtcttataataaaattaataaaaaagaagtGCAGTGCAAACTCTGCCATGCGAAGCTTGCTTATCATAGGTCAACCATTATAATGcacagtaggggtgtaacggtacatgtattcatccCGAACCGTTATGGTATGAACGTCACGGTTCGGTTCATGCAGTATGACGATGAatacaggcgatccacactcccAGAAAGGGAGCGCTTTTTAGCCTAATCTATTTTTTAACTAGCATTAACCACCTATAATtgcaataagctctgtgttttgttactttcgtTAAAAAACAAAGTGCCATCTTTCAAactctgtccattttatcacgAAATTCAAAATGCCGTTTTGACGTTTTTTGATGTGACGTGACAAACGGCAGCACAGAGCATGAGTGAACACGATCATCCCTTCCTTTTCACTACTACAGaatgaacatgaatgaacatgaaggtatgttgaaagatacagtacaacttagtgtttcaactgcggaaagatgtcagtaaaACAATTTGTAAACAATATGCCACATAGTAGGctattacatttacctcagaaaagccattcagtgtccacagcttgttagtttgctagagaaatgaactgttttgctaaataaatgcactatattagcctatacattaattatattttacttaatccGTTAATGTAAGGCCTAAATAAATccgtcatgaaaacaagttatgacattAATTCATATGTTCACAAGTTATGTCATATGATTTCAACGAATTGGAgaaatataaattaatgcaaaaatcaCCTTGTGTAATTACaagacatacatttttttttactaattttgatgattgtctaaaaataaatagcaactgaatttaattatttgggctctgttgttaattgtaacctttaatagGGCTCCCTAATGTTACggtatggtggtgtagagatgaggcagatacggatttccacagtTATAGACAATACTTTAATCAACACGGGCAAGGAGTaaccaaacatacacttaacataaacagagaacggaccaggagtgcagggagtgagtgcattataaagggagtgcagatgatcaagtccaggtgcaggtgatgagtgctgatgaggagctgacgagggaagtgagtgcaggtgatgaaacaggaggatgatgggatatggagtccaggggaacaagggaactgtaacagtacctcccctcccggtaggcgcgtcctcgcgccgtagaagtaacaaccgggaggggggcgggcgccctggagacctcatgccggtgcagggggaggagtagactggagtggaggtctccagggcaggctcaaaagccatggcgggtcaggagccgtgggcagccatggcgggtcaggagccgtgggcggccatggcgggtcagaagccgaaggcagccatggcgagTCAGGTGCAGCgagcagccatggcgggtcaggtgcagcgggcagacatgcaGCAGGCAGACATGGCgagtcaggtgcagcgggcagacatggcgggtcaggtgcagcgggctgcaatgcagggtcaggtgcagcgggctgcaatgcagggtcaggtgcagcgggctgcaatgcagggtcaggtgcagcgggcttcCGTGCAGGGTCAGGcgcagcgggctgccgtggagggtcAGGCGCAGCGGGCTGCAAtgcagggtcaggtgcagcgggctgccgtggagggtcaggtgcagagggctgccgtggagggtcaggtgcagcgggctgcgtggagggtcaggtgcagcgggctgccgtgcTTGGTCCGGGGCCGAAGCCGAATTGCCGACTATCCCAGGTGGCGGTGAGGATCCGGCGGGACAGGGCGATGCCGCAGGTTCGGCCGACCGAGGCGCAggcggggctccagaaggccgcagtggaGCCAGAGCGACAGCCGACCAAAGGGACACAGGagggagtgaggaagccaacGGAGCGTGAGGGACGAAGGGACGAGGTGCAAACCGAGGAGTGTGGTCCTGAAGTGAAGGAAGGCCGACGAATGACAGATGCGGAACCGGGGGAGGATGGAGCCTGGCGGaactggtggactgatgggccatggtggagatgagggaggttggagccaaggGGGAGTATCTGGACCAACGGGCCGAG of the Megalobrama amblycephala isolate DHTTF-2021 linkage group LG24, ASM1881202v1, whole genome shotgun sequence genome contains:
- the LOC125260824 gene encoding protein phosphatase 1 regulatory subunit 12B-like, coding for MIPVKDEEAESQRKAKSRQARQTRRATQGVTLSELMEAKRTFSPSKLDIQTGEVCRSTEGMSVQKILPEDTTETSPSLRQEQQSNEDHCEHLDKQGNWKRRPGTKPDRPSFCIASVKGACGFTPSLKSHSTSIESEWTDENDNILYGSYDASLTQQLTEEDCDLSADLTSLLTEVPLSCVCLSSTTH